The Bradyrhizobium sp. WBAH42 genome includes a window with the following:
- a CDS encoding LysR family transcriptional regulator — MTRDDASDLLAFLAVARERSFTRAAAKLGITQSGLSQIIRNLEERLGVRLLNRTTRSVTPTHAGERLFQNIGPKFVEMDADLAALSELREKPAGTVRLTATEYAASAILLPALRNILPQYPDIHVEIIVDYGLTNIVAQQVDAGIRPGELVAKDMIAVPVSPDLRMAVVGSPSYFAERKRPKNPQDLTHHNCLNLRLPTHGGSLYAWEFEKDGRELNVRVEGQLVFNSAGLLLDAALRGMGLAYLTEGHVRPYVAEGRLVRVLADWCPPFSGYHLYYPSRRQPSPAFTLLVEALRYRGK, encoded by the coding sequence ATGACCCGTGACGACGCCAGCGATCTCCTTGCCTTCCTCGCTGTGGCGAGGGAGCGCAGCTTTACCCGTGCCGCAGCCAAGCTCGGCATAACCCAATCGGGGCTCAGCCAGATCATACGGAATCTCGAGGAACGCCTCGGTGTCCGGCTGTTGAACCGGACGACGCGCAGCGTGACCCCAACTCATGCCGGAGAACGGCTGTTCCAAAACATCGGCCCCAAGTTCGTCGAGATGGACGCCGATCTCGCCGCCTTAAGCGAACTGCGCGAGAAGCCCGCCGGCACCGTCCGCCTGACGGCCACCGAATATGCCGCGAGCGCGATCTTGCTCCCGGCGCTTCGCAACATCCTGCCGCAATACCCTGATATTCACGTCGAGATCATTGTCGACTACGGCCTCACCAACATCGTGGCCCAGCAGGTCGATGCCGGGATCCGTCCCGGCGAGCTTGTCGCGAAGGACATGATCGCTGTCCCGGTCAGTCCGGATCTTCGGATGGCTGTCGTTGGCTCGCCATCGTACTTCGCGGAGCGCAAGCGACCCAAAAATCCTCAGGATCTTACCCATCACAACTGTCTCAACCTCCGCCTGCCCACCCATGGAGGCAGTCTCTATGCCTGGGAGTTCGAGAAGGACGGACGCGAACTCAATGTGCGGGTTGAGGGGCAACTTGTGTTCAACAGCGCCGGGCTTCTTCTGGACGCGGCCCTGAGGGGGATGGGCCTGGCGTACCTCACCGAGGGACACGTTCGGCCATACGTCGCGGAGGGCCGGCTCGTTCGCGTGCTGGCGGACTGGTGCCCGCCGTTCTCGGGCTACCACCTTTACTACCCGAGCCGTCGGCAACCCTCGCCCGCGTTCACCCTGCTGGTCGAGGCGCTCAGATATCGCGGCAAGTAG
- a CDS encoding arabinose transporter — MSVTTVQEPVPAASITVTLLPIMGVVFVGFLVIGMAMPVLPLHVHDGLGLGTFVVGLVAGSQFAASLISRPWAGHVSDAHGAKRGVVIGLSAATVAGLLYLLSFVLRGSPLISVVILLAGRALLGGAESFIITAAVSWGLALVRSSNTGKVIAWIGSAMFAAFALGAPAGSALYSAYGFTAISLGTALAPLAVLPLVALLPAIAPVKHARASFVEVIGAVWVPGLGSALGSVGFGAVTTFVALLFATKGWANGWMAYTAYALAFILARVFFSHLPDRIGGARVAVVCVGIEASGQALIWLAVSPEMALAGAALTGFGFSLVYPGFGVEAVRCVPAQSRGLAMGAYTAFLDLAQGLASPALGLIAAGSKLNTLFLVSSATVLCASLVAWRLIAKPPVMEGSPQ; from the coding sequence ATGTCGGTCACAACCGTCCAAGAGCCCGTTCCGGCTGCGAGCATCACCGTCACCTTGCTTCCCATCATGGGGGTGGTGTTCGTGGGCTTCCTGGTCATCGGCATGGCCATGCCCGTGCTTCCTCTCCATGTGCACGACGGACTGGGTCTCGGCACGTTCGTGGTGGGCTTGGTCGCCGGCAGCCAGTTCGCCGCATCCTTGATCTCGCGCCCATGGGCCGGACACGTCTCCGACGCTCATGGTGCAAAGCGCGGGGTCGTCATCGGCCTGTCGGCGGCGACCGTGGCCGGATTGCTTTATCTGCTCTCGTTCGTCCTCAGAGGATCTCCGCTAATTTCGGTCGTGATCCTGCTTGCGGGACGCGCGCTGCTTGGCGGGGCGGAGAGCTTCATCATCACGGCCGCCGTGAGCTGGGGACTGGCCCTCGTTCGTTCCAGCAACACCGGCAAGGTGATCGCCTGGATCGGGTCGGCCATGTTCGCGGCCTTTGCGCTCGGCGCTCCCGCTGGCTCCGCGCTCTATTCGGCCTACGGTTTCACGGCGATCTCCCTGGGTACTGCCTTGGCGCCGCTCGCTGTGCTGCCGCTCGTCGCTCTGCTTCCGGCGATCGCGCCGGTGAAGCACGCGCGCGCTTCGTTCGTCGAAGTGATCGGGGCCGTCTGGGTACCGGGTCTCGGCTCAGCACTCGGTAGCGTTGGTTTCGGCGCGGTGACGACGTTCGTCGCCCTGCTGTTTGCGACCAAAGGGTGGGCAAACGGGTGGATGGCCTACACCGCCTATGCGCTTGCCTTCATTCTGGCGCGAGTGTTCTTCAGCCATCTCCCCGACAGGATCGGCGGCGCGAGGGTTGCTGTCGTTTGCGTGGGCATCGAAGCCAGCGGCCAGGCGCTGATCTGGCTGGCGGTGAGCCCCGAGATGGCGCTCGCGGGCGCCGCGCTCACCGGCTTCGGCTTCTCGCTGGTCTATCCCGGCTTCGGAGTCGAAGCCGTCCGCTGCGTTCCCGCACAGAGCCGCGGTCTTGCCATGGGCGCCTACACCGCTTTTCTCGATCTCGCCCAGGGGCTCGCAAGCCCCGCCCTCGGATTGATCGCAGCCGGATCGAAACTCAACACCCTTTTTCTGGTCAGTTCGGCGACGGTGTTGTGCGCTTCGCTCGTCGCGTGGCGGCTGATCGCAAAGCCCCCAGTCATGGAAGGATCTCCGCAATGA
- a CDS encoding carboxymuconolactone decarboxylase family protein has protein sequence MRTFAATFFYLCLFADAAVAQTPIKGANAMFNPEDIRAVAPALEAYAQKFVIGDLWKRPGLSPRDRSIVTIAALIARDQTIELPRYLTLALDNGVKPSEISEIITHLAFYTGWANAINAIPAAREVFKSRNIGADQLPSSSGPQLPLDEAAEKQRATRVGEQFGQFTPSLVQYTTDALFRDLWLRPALAPRDRSLVTVSALIATGQVAQITYHLNRAMDNGLTKDDAGEVLGHLAFYAGWPNAFSAAPVVKDVIEKRRY, from the coding sequence ATGAGAACGTTCGCAGCGACTTTTTTTTACCTATGTCTGTTCGCCGACGCAGCCGTCGCTCAGACGCCTATCAAAGGAGCAAATGCCATGTTCAATCCGGAGGACATCCGCGCCGTCGCGCCGGCGCTCGAAGCATACGCGCAGAAATTCGTTATCGGCGATCTCTGGAAGCGGCCGGGCCTTTCTCCGCGAGACCGCAGCATCGTCACAATTGCCGCGCTGATCGCGCGCGACCAAACGATCGAACTGCCCCGCTACCTGACTCTCGCGCTCGACAACGGCGTGAAGCCGTCGGAGATCTCGGAGATCATCACGCACCTCGCCTTCTACACCGGCTGGGCAAACGCGATAAATGCGATCCCCGCGGCGCGGGAGGTGTTCAAGAGCCGCAACATCGGAGCCGATCAGCTCCCGTCCTCCTCGGGGCCGCAGCTCCCCCTGGACGAAGCGGCAGAGAAGCAGCGGGCCACGCGGGTCGGAGAGCAGTTCGGCCAGTTCACCCCGAGCCTCGTCCAATACACGACAGACGCGCTGTTTCGCGATCTCTGGCTGAGGCCGGCGCTCGCGCCGCGCGACCGCAGCCTCGTCACGGTCAGTGCGCTGATCGCGACCGGTCAGGTCGCGCAGATCACCTATCACCTGAATCGCGCGATGGACAACGGACTGACAAAGGACGACGCCGGCGAGGTGCTCGGCCATCTCGCTTTCTACGCCGGCTGGCCCAATGCGTTCTCTGCGGCACCTGTCGTCAAGGATGTGATCGAGAAACGCCGGTACTGA